GAGTAGACGGCGTCGTCGGTCAGCAGGTGTGCACACTCCCGGTAGTCCGCAGGGAGGCGCTCGCGCTGTGCGGGCGATAGCGCGGAGAAGCCGACGATCGTGACAGTGCCGTGTCGAGCGACAAAGCGGGCCGAGCGGGTACAGAACCCACAATCGTCGTCGTAGACGAGCGTCGGTTGCATAGGGAAGCTACGTGTGCCAGCGGTAAAGAGCCACGTCCCGACAGGAAGGCGACAAGCGATAGGCGACGAGTAGGCAAGCGGGCGAGGATACAAGCCTAGAAAGTGATGCTCGCGGTGGGTCGGTCCTGCTGGGCTTCGCTGCGAAGGCTTCGATCGCGAAGCTCCCGCTATCCGGGGCTACCGTCCTCGCGGCCTCGCGAGCGTGGTGCTGTACGTGACGATATGGGGCTACCAGTTTGGCCGCCGGCTCGGTGAGAATATCGCGAAAACTGACCAGGGCAATCTTCTTCCAGGGAGCCGGCGTTAACTCACTATGGCCGAAGGAAACACCTTCCTCAATGCGTTGCTCGGGGCAGTCGCGACGACGATCTTGGCGTTCGTTCCGTTCTCGCCGTTGCTGGGTGGTGCCGTCGCGGGCTATCTGCAAGGCGGCGACCAGTCCAGCGCGATAACAGTCGGAGCTCTAGCTGGGTTGTTCGCGGCGATTCCACTCGTGTTCGTCTTCGTGGTGCTGGGCTCGATCATCCCGTTTCTCCCGTCGTTCGGCGTTCCCGGGTCGATATCAGCCCTGCTCGGTATCTTCGCGCTTCTGGCTGTCTTCGCCTTGCTCGCCTATTCGGTGGGGATGAGCGCACTCGGTGGTCTCCTCGGCCGATACGTCGCCACCGAAACTGACGTCGAGATCTAAGCCACCGGTTCACAACGCCCATTACCGTCCCCCGGAAAACCTCGAACATGGTTACAGCGAGCGCGCCGGGGAAGGTGTATCTATTCGGCGAGCACGCCGTCGTCTACGGCGAACCTGCCGTCCCCTGTGCGATCGAGCGCCGAGCCTCGGTGACGGCGACCGAACGAGACGACGACGCGTTACGGGTCTACGCAGGGGATCTAACCCTGGACGGATTCACCGTCGAGTACAGCGGCGACGCGGCCGGGCGGCCAGACATCGACGTCGAACAACCCTTGCTGGACGCCGCAATGGGCTACATCAACGAAGCGATCGAGCAAGCACGGGACGCCGCCGGGCACCCCGAAGCCGGCTTCGACGTCACGATCGATAGTGCAATCCCACTCGGTGCCGGGTTGGGTTCGTCAGCGGCAGTCGTCGTCGCGGCGATCGACGCCGCTACTCGGGAACTTGGCACCCAACTTGCAGCCGAAGACATCGCCGATCGTGCCTATCAGGTCGAGCTCGCGGTCCAAGACGGCGAGGCGTCGCGTGCGGACACCTTCTGTTCGGCGATGGGCGGAGCCGTCCGGGTCGAAGGTGACGACTGCCGACAGCTCACAGACGTCCCGAATCTACCGTTTGTAATCGGCTACGACGGTGGATCGGGTGACACCGGCGCGCTCGTTTCGGATGTCCGCGCGCTGCGCCAAAAGTACGACTTCGCCACAGACACAGTGGGCGCGATCGGGGACCTCGTTCGTCAGGGCGAGGCTGCAATCGCCACAGGGGATCTGGCGGAACTCGGCCGCCTCATGGACGTCAACCACGGGCTCCTCTCGGCACTCGGTGTCTCGGCCCGCTCGCTGGATTCGATGGTCTGGGCAGCCCGCGAGGCGGGCGCGCTGGGGGCGAAACTCACCGGGGCTGGCGGCGGTGGCTGTATCGTCGCACTGGACGAGACGGAGGCGACGAAACGGGCACTCGATTACACGCCTGGGTGTGAGGAGGCATTCCGGGCGGAACTGGACACCGACGGTGTCCGGGTGGAAGACCAATGAGTCGAAGAGTGCGGGGGAGCCACACGTGACGACCATTCTCAAGCTCGGCGGGAGCGTCATCACGGAGAAGGACACCCCCGAGACCGTCGACGAAGCGGCCCTGACAAGGGCGACCGATGCCATCGCCGACAGCGGCGTCGAAGACCTCGTGATCGTCCACGGCGGCGGGAGCTTCGGTCACCATCACGCCGACCGCTACGGTGTAAGTGCCACAAGCGGGACCAGCGACGCGGCGGGCGTCTACGCGATCCACGACGCCATGCGACGACTCGACGACGCGGTCGTCGCGGCGCTGCAGTCGGCCGGCGTCCCGGCGGTCCCGGTCGACCCGTTCTCGGTCGCCTCCCGGGACGAGGACGGGAAGACGACGCTCCCCACGGACGGCATCGAACGCATTCGTGGCGAGGGGTTCGTCCCGGTGTTGTTCGGTGACGTAGTCGTCCAAACCGGCGTGGGGGCAACGATCCTGAGCGGCGACGAGATCGCCGTCATGCTCGCCCACTCGCTTTCGGCCGACCGGATCGGCCTTTGTTCGAGCGTGCCGGGTGTGCTCGACGACTCAGGGACGGTGATCGACCGTATCGACGAATTTGGGGCCGTCGCCGCGGCCGTCGGCGACAGCGAGGCGACCGACGTCACCGGCGGCATGGCCGGGAAAGTCCAGGCGCTGCTGGACGTATCCACCCCGGCTTCGATCTTTGGTCCCGATGCGCTGTCGGCGTTTCTGGGTGGCGAACGCCCGGGGACGCTGATCGGCGGCGGCGAGTGACGGGGCGACGCCCGTAATTTACTTCCCTGCGGTTTCCGTTTGCCAGGGTATGACAGCGATCGATCCGAAGGCGAGTGCCCGCTACTGGGCACGGCTGTTCGGGTACTTCCTAGTCCTCGCGGTGACCGGTGGCGGCCTCACGGGCGGCGGTATCTATCTGCTCGACGAGGCTGAAGCATTCCCCGGCGGTCCGGCCGTCGACATCGGCACAGAACTGGCAGCCGGTGGTGTCCTCACGACCCTCGGCATCCTCCTGGTGCTGGCTGGTTTCTTGACGATTGTCCTCAACGTCGTCGCCGACGGCGTCCGGGCCGGTGTCGAAGCGGCAGGTAGCCCAGCTGAGACGGCTGCAAGCGACGCCGAGACAGGGAACGAGCCAGCGACAGACGACGCCAAAACGGTGGAGTTTGCTCCGGGAGAGTCCACGTCGGCCCCCCGCGCCCGCGACGGTCGAGCGCGAGCACCCTCGTCCCAGCCACGATCCAGTCCGGAAGACGACGAAGCCTGGAAGCGAGAAGTCGAGCGCAAGCTCCAGACCGAAAGCGAGCGAGTGACGGCCGAACGAAGCGCCCCGCGTCCGGAACAGACGACAGCTGACGACAGTAGCTCGCGAGCAACGAGCCAGCCCGACATGCAGGAACGGGCGGATGCAGGCGAATCAGTCACCCGAACCGCCCCGACAGAACCAGACCACGAGGCCGACGAATTACCGGCGGAAACGGAAGGTGGCGATCGGTCCGCCGAAGACGACCCGGAGACGGACATACCAGCCGATAGTACGGATGCTGGAGGGGAGGATACCGACGAGTGGGTCAGTGCCGAGACAGTCCGGGGAGAGCACCCATCCACCGAAGACAGCGAGCAATCGGCTGACTCGGTTGCGGAGGCAACGGACGATGGGCACTCTACAGAGACGCCGGCGACTGACGCGCCAGAAAAGCCCAGAGACGCGAGCGACCTCTTTTCGAGCGACGAGGAGGCAGCCGACACAGGCGACGAATCGTCAGACGACCCCCTCGCCCCAGACGAGATCGACCCCCAACAAACAACGCCGTCAGACTCGTTCCCCGAGACGGATAAAACGGAGAACGAGGACGACGAAGACACCCAAGAACCACGATAGCGGTCGCCGGTCGAACCCGCACGGTTTTTATCGCCCCGACACATAGACCGATACAACCGAGCGTTCGGCCGCCCGATCGGAACCGGCGGCCGACGGATGGACGTCAGCGCGATCGTCGCGGCGGCGTCGGGCACTCCTTGCCCACGTCATCGCCTCGACTGCGGGCCATCGAAGAACGGTGGCTCGCGGTCCGATCGGTCCGATCGACCGGACGGCGATCGACACCGCTTACAGACGCGATCGACAGTGCGGTGCTGTCGGCTGTTGCGGCTTCCGTCGGGTGGCCCCACTCGGAGGAGCAACTATGGAAATCGAGATTGCCACCATCGGCGGCTACGAAGCAGTGGGACGACAGATGACTGCGGTGCGAGCGGGCGAGGACGTCGTGATTTTCGACATGGGCCTGAACCTCTCGAAGGTCCTGATCCACGACAACGTCGAGACCGAGCGGATGCACAGCTTGGATCTGATCGATATGGGCGCGATCCCCGACGATCGCGTCATGAGCGAGATCGAAGGCGACGTCAAGGCCATCGTGCCGACCCACGGTCACCTCGACCACATCGGCGCGATCAGCAAGCTGGCCCACCGCTACGACGCCCCGATCATGGCGACGCCCTTTACGATCGAGCTCGTCAAACAGCAGATCCAGGGCGAAGAGAAGTTCGGTGTCGAGAACGACCTCGTGAAGATGGACGCCGGCGCGACCACGTCGATCGGCGACGACGGTGTCGAACTCGAATTCGTCAACGTCACCCACTCGATCATCGACGCGATCAACCCGGTCCTCCACACGCCCGAGGGCGCAGTCGTCTACGGGCTGGACAAGCGCATGGACCACGATCCGGTCGTCGGCGACCCGATCGACATGGATCGGTTCCGGGAGATCGGCGAGGAAGGCGTCCTCTGTTATATCGAGGACTGTACCAACGCCCAGAAGAAAGGGCGGACGCCGAGTGAATCCGTCGCGCGCCGACACCTCAAAGACGTCATCTACAGCATGGAGGACTACGACGGTGGGATCGTCGCGACGACGTTCTCCAGCCACATCGCACGCGTAAAGAGTCTCGTCGAGTTCGCCGAAGACATCGGCCGCAAACCAGTTCTGCTGGGCCGATCGATGGAGAAATACTCCGGAACGGCCGAACGGCTCGACTTCGTGGAATTCCCGGACGATCTGGGGATGTACGGCCACCGGAAATCCGTCGACCGGACGTTCAAGCGAATTATGAGCGAAGGCAAAGAGAACTTCCTGCCGATCGTCACCGGCCACCAGGGCGAACCGCGCGCGATGCTGACCCGGATGGGTCGTGGCGACACGCCCTACGAGCTCGAAGAAGGCGACAAGGTCATCTTCTCGGCCCGCGTCATCCCCGAGCCGACCAACGAGGGCCAGCGCTACCAAAGCGAGACGCTCCTCCGGATGCAGGGGGCCCGCATCTACGACGAGGTCCACGTCTCGGGCCACCTCAACCGCGAAGGCCACTACGAGATGCTCGATGCCCTCCAGCCCGAGAATCTCATCCCGGCCCACCAAGACATGGAAGGGTTCGCGCCGTACGTCGACCTCGCCGAGGGCGAGGGCTACGAGATGGGCGAGGACCTGCACGTGACCCGAAACGGTAACGTGATCACGCTGGTCGAATAATCAGATGGCGATGACGGATACCGACGACTCGGCCGCGGTGATGGAGGCCATCGAGTGGCGTCGCGGGCAGGTCAACGAGGCCATTCCGGAGAATCTCCCGGTCGTCGAGCCAACGAAACTCTACGAGGCTTCACGGTATCTGCTCGACGCCGGCGGCAAACGCCTCCGGCCGACGATCCTGCTGCTCGCAGCGGAATCACTCGCCGACGTGTCCCCACGGAGTCAGCCCTATCGCAACTTTCCGACGGCCGGCGACAACCTCGACATGATGTCCGCGGCAGTGAGCATCGAGATCATCCAGTCGTTTACGCTCATCCACGACGACATCATGGACGACGACGCCATGCGCCGTGGCGTCCCCGCCGTCCACGAAGCGTACGATCTCTCGACGGCGATTCTCGCGGGCGATACGCTCTACGCGAAGGCCTTCGAGAACATGCTCGAAACCGGGGCGACCGGGGATCGGTCGGTCCGCGCGTTGTCTGAACTGGCCACCACCTGCACGCAGATCTGTGAAGGCCAGTCACTGGACATCGAGTTCGAATCTTACGACGCGGTGACGACCGACGAGTACCTGGAGATGGTCGAACTCAAGACGGCGGTCCTCTATGCCGCCGCGGCCTCGATCCCCGCAATCCTGATGGGCCAAGAGGACAAAATCGACGCGCTCTACCAGTATGGGCTGAACATCGGACGGGGCTTTCAGATCCAGGACGACCTGCTCGATCTGACGACGCCATCCGAAAAACTGGGCAAACAGCGGGGCAGCGACCTCGTGGAGGGAAAACGGACGATCATCACTGTCCACGCCCGCCAGCAGGGCGTCGACGTGGACGGGCTCGTCCCCGAAGACGACGTGGAAGCGGTCGAGGAGGAGACTATCGAAGCCGCCGTCGCGGAACTGGAGGCCGCCGGCAGCATCGACTTCGCGCGTGAGACGGCCGAGGGGCTCATTCAAGACGGCAAGGACAACCTCGACGTGCTGCCAGACAACGAGGCACGGAACTTACTCGAAGGGATCGCGGACTTCCTGATCGAACGCGAATACTGAGGACGCGACCTCCTGGCACTTTTGTCTACGCCGCCCCCACCTCGATATCGATTGTAAATCGGGAACTGCTGGATGCAGTCAGTGGATTCCAATTTGCCGATCACTACTGGATGAAAGACGACTAGCATCTCGACCTCCATCAACACAAATGCAATTACAGGGCACCATACAACCAATTGGTGATGTTTTTCTATATGGAAGATGAGATAGAAATTAATGCCTAGAGATGGATTGGCTCCCGCCACAACGAACCGTCGCGGTTTTTTGAAAGCGACTGCAGCAACCATCGGTATCAGTTCGATACCGCTTACCGTATCGGCGGAGTCAAAACCCGATCCAGTCGGTGTCAAAGGAACGTATCGTCGGCCAGTGAAACAGAAGCACATCGAGAACGCTAGGGAGCAAGCACTTCATGCCGCTCCAAATGTGTCGAGTGATACTGATCAGGTCGTCCTCGCAGGAGATCCAATCCCGGACAATGGGTATCTGGCTGGATATGCCGTTGTGGTTGCGGATGGTGCACCGATCGAGCAGATTTTTCGCGTGAGTGAACCACAGCCTCTATCAGAAATAACAGCTAACTCGAAACGAACCATCGGACGGACGACGACCCAGCGTACTGATATCGCCCAATCTGCTTCATCGAGAGGGGGCATGCCAAGTGAGTATCGGGAGCAGCAGGAGCGTAACGCACACGAGTCTATCGAGCAATTTCTTGCGGAAAACGGGGGTAAATAACAATGCCCGAACCAGAATGGTCTCGGATTGGAACGACAACTGTGAAAGATACCGTATCTGCCGAATTGGACAATGGAGAAATAAAAGAGGCCGGAAAGGTGGACCTGTTTGTCGAAATGTGGGGAGTAAAAAACGACAGTCGGGATGACGAAAACTATATCGCCTGTACTCCACGGGCAGGAATCTACCCTGGAACGGCATACTCTGCAGGATGGGATGGCACCAAGAACAACGAAACGACGTTAACGCAGGACTGGGACGAAAATGAGTCCGGCGGGTACGAAATAACCGATTGGGGACCGACGACGCCGAAAACCGGTTCACTGGATTGGTCGATGTCCGCATCGTATACGCCTGGAGGGGCACAAGGAGGAGTCACAGCTTCATACGATGTCCCGTATATTGCTCGTGAAATAGAGTCCGTCCCCAATGAGACAGTAGCCCACACATATACGTATCCGTCGTCGTGGGCATTCTGGGACGAAGAAGCGGAAAGAAATTTCATTGAACTCGAAAATATAGCAGAAGGATGGATCCAAAATCCAGAGGATGAAGAAAGTATGCTATCGGTGAAGTTGTCGCATGAATTTAAAAACAGCTACACCATGGGGACTCATCCCTACACGGATATCCCAATATTCCCAGAATTCGAAGCGACAGTTTCTTGTTCGCGTAAGGAATTGTGATTTTTCGTAATATATGACCTCGATTAGAGACGGAACACCTTGGATACTGCTCGCAATCTATATCGTTTCCATTGGGATCGCTGCTGGAGTGAGTAGCGAAAGCGCTCAACCGATGAACTATGTCCCAATGAGTTTTCTCCCCGCAGCGATCGGATTCCTCTTTTTACTCCGCTCTCTTATTGTTGATACATCCGAATGAAAACCACATTGAGGTGGCCGAAAAACGTTCTCGTTCGAACCCGACGACGTTTTGACGACCGGCCCGCAATCGCACAGCAATGGACGACGATATTCGCGAGCGCGTCGAGACGGCCGCCGAGGCCGACGCGCTGTTCAACGCGTTGAAACACGATAGCGACGCCCAGGTCGGGGCCATCATGGGGCCGCTGATGGGCGAGAATCCGGAGTTCCGGGAGTTCGGCGACGAGATCCCGGGCGTTATCGCCCCCGTCGTCGAGAACGTAAACGACCTCTCGACCGACGACCAACGCGAGCGCCTGGCCGAACTCGCGCCCGAGCGCCTCGAAGAACTCGATGCCGACGACGAGGAGGACGATTATGCGCTCCCCGATTTGCCGAACGTCGAAGAGTACGAGGAGGTCCGGATGCGGGTCGCCCCGAACCCGAACGGTCCCTGGCACATCGGCCACGCACGGATGGCTGCCGTCATCGGGACGTACAAGGACCGCTACGACGGCTACTTCGTCTGCCGGTTCGACGACACGGATCCCGAAACCAAGCGTCCCGATCTGGACGCTTACGACGGGATTCTCGAAGCGATCGAGTACCTCGGTTTCACACCGAATCGCGTCTTGAAAGCCAGCGACCGTCTGGAGACGTACTACGCTTACGCGCGCGACCTCATCGATCTGGGCGGAGCCTACACTTGCTCGTGTCCGGCTGAGGACTTCTCCGCGCTGAAAAACAACGGTGAGTCCTGTCCCCACCGCGAGAAAGACCCGGCGACAGTGCGCGACGAGTTCCAGGGCATGATCGATGGGCTCTACGAGCCTGGCGAGATGGTGCTACGGATCAAGACCGACATCGAGCACAAGAATCCAGCCCTGCGAGACTGGGTTGCCTTCCGGCTTATCGATACGCCCCACCCTCGCGAGGAAGCCGCCGAGTATCGCTGCTGGCCGATGCTCGATTTCCAGAGCGGGATCGACGATCACCTCACGGGCGTGACACACATCATCCGGGGGATCGACCTCCAGGATTCGGCAAAGCGCCAGCAGTTCGTCTACGAGTACTTCAACTGGGAGTACCCCGAGGTGATCCACTGGGGCCACGTGCAGGTCGATGACTTCGACGTGCCGATGAGCACCTCGACGATCAAGGAACTGATCGCAGACGGCGAGTTAGACGGCTGGGACGACCCGCGTGCGCCGACGATCGCCAGTCTCCGTCGACGCGGCATCCGAGGCGAGGCCATCGTCGACGCGATGACCGAA
The sequence above is drawn from the Halorhabdus sp. CBA1104 genome and encodes:
- a CDS encoding DUF5518 domain-containing protein translates to MAEGNTFLNALLGAVATTILAFVPFSPLLGGAVAGYLQGGDQSSAITVGALAGLFAAIPLVFVFVVLGSIIPFLPSFGVPGSISALLGIFALLAVFALLAYSVGMSALGGLLGRYVATETDVEI
- the mvk gene encoding mevalonate kinase, which produces MVTASAPGKVYLFGEHAVVYGEPAVPCAIERRASVTATERDDDALRVYAGDLTLDGFTVEYSGDAAGRPDIDVEQPLLDAAMGYINEAIEQARDAAGHPEAGFDVTIDSAIPLGAGLGSSAAVVVAAIDAATRELGTQLAAEDIADRAYQVELAVQDGEASRADTFCSAMGGAVRVEGDDCRQLTDVPNLPFVIGYDGGSGDTGALVSDVRALRQKYDFATDTVGAIGDLVRQGEAAIATGDLAELGRLMDVNHGLLSALGVSARSLDSMVWAAREAGALGAKLTGAGGGGCIVALDETEATKRALDYTPGCEEAFRAELDTDGVRVEDQ
- a CDS encoding isopentenyl phosphate kinase, with translation MTTILKLGGSVITEKDTPETVDEAALTRATDAIADSGVEDLVIVHGGGSFGHHHADRYGVSATSGTSDAAGVYAIHDAMRRLDDAVVAALQSAGVPAVPVDPFSVASRDEDGKTTLPTDGIERIRGEGFVPVLFGDVVVQTGVGATILSGDEIAVMLAHSLSADRIGLCSSVPGVLDDSGTVIDRIDEFGAVAAAVGDSEATDVTGGMAGKVQALLDVSTPASIFGPDALSAFLGGERPGTLIGGGE
- a CDS encoding ribonuclease J, yielding MEIEIATIGGYEAVGRQMTAVRAGEDVVIFDMGLNLSKVLIHDNVETERMHSLDLIDMGAIPDDRVMSEIEGDVKAIVPTHGHLDHIGAISKLAHRYDAPIMATPFTIELVKQQIQGEEKFGVENDLVKMDAGATTSIGDDGVELEFVNVTHSIIDAINPVLHTPEGAVVYGLDKRMDHDPVVGDPIDMDRFREIGEEGVLCYIEDCTNAQKKGRTPSESVARRHLKDVIYSMEDYDGGIVATTFSSHIARVKSLVEFAEDIGRKPVLLGRSMEKYSGTAERLDFVEFPDDLGMYGHRKSVDRTFKRIMSEGKENFLPIVTGHQGEPRAMLTRMGRGDTPYELEEGDKVIFSARVIPEPTNEGQRYQSETLLRMQGARIYDEVHVSGHLNREGHYEMLDALQPENLIPAHQDMEGFAPYVDLAEGEGYEMGEDLHVTRNGNVITLVE
- the idsA3 gene encoding geranylfarnesyl diphosphate synthase, whose protein sequence is MTDTDDSAAVMEAIEWRRGQVNEAIPENLPVVEPTKLYEASRYLLDAGGKRLRPTILLLAAESLADVSPRSQPYRNFPTAGDNLDMMSAAVSIEIIQSFTLIHDDIMDDDAMRRGVPAVHEAYDLSTAILAGDTLYAKAFENMLETGATGDRSVRALSELATTCTQICEGQSLDIEFESYDAVTTDEYLEMVELKTAVLYAAAASIPAILMGQEDKIDALYQYGLNIGRGFQIQDDLLDLTTPSEKLGKQRGSDLVEGKRTIITVHARQQGVDVDGLVPEDDVEAVEEETIEAAVAELEAAGSIDFARETAEGLIQDGKDNLDVLPDNEARNLLEGIADFLIEREY
- a CDS encoding glutamate--tRNA ligase produces the protein MDDDIRERVETAAEADALFNALKHDSDAQVGAIMGPLMGENPEFREFGDEIPGVIAPVVENVNDLSTDDQRERLAELAPERLEELDADDEEDDYALPDLPNVEEYEEVRMRVAPNPNGPWHIGHARMAAVIGTYKDRYDGYFVCRFDDTDPETKRPDLDAYDGILEAIEYLGFTPNRVLKASDRLETYYAYARDLIDLGGAYTCSCPAEDFSALKNNGESCPHREKDPATVRDEFQGMIDGLYEPGEMVLRIKTDIEHKNPALRDWVAFRLIDTPHPREEAAEYRCWPMLDFQSGIDDHLTGVTHIIRGIDLQDSAKRQQFVYEYFNWEYPEVIHWGHVQVDDFDVPMSTSTIKELIADGELDGWDDPRAPTIASLRRRGIRGEAIVDAMTELGTSTSNVDLALSSVYANNREMIDDDSDRAFFVRDGVEVALSGGPERGQPPMHPNHEERGKRTIPVGSAVLIEDEDLPPEGERVWLKGYGCVRRTDEGAFEYTDDDIDVVREGDVDVIHWVPATTSVPARLRTPDGDVTGHVEPGLLGYGEDEMVQFVRVGFARLDTVPEATEPTDVSEDDELVAYFAHP